From a single Brassica oleracea var. oleracea cultivar TO1000 chromosome C5, BOL, whole genome shotgun sequence genomic region:
- the LOC106344509 gene encoding uncharacterized protein LOC106344509 translates to MSSAAANPQFLDHYENPYYLHSFDHAGLVLVSDRLSSGAEFHSWKRSIRMALNVRNKLGLIDGTIPKPPDKHHDAGSWSQCNDMVATWIMNYVSKKIAQSILYMSTAESIWKNLLVRFKQDDAPRVYEMEQRLRTIQQGSMDVTTYYTELVTLWEEYKNFIDPPVCTCGRCECNAVALWEKLQERSRVMKFLMGLNESYDASRRQILMIKPIPSLEDVFNMITQDERQKSIKPAVKSDAVIFQTVGSASESVSIDTSVLAASQHGYRPKLRPLCTYCGQYGHILQKCFKIHGYPPGHRFHGQAPRGYSSQSLTPRGQQSQSGFPRSHSQNQTPQYPPSNTVANVTNAPMMGSSIPSSHSLDVNRMSQDQVQYILHQLQASVRPPEF, encoded by the coding sequence ATGAGTTCCGCTGCTGCGAATCCTCAATTCTTGGACCATTACGAAAATCCCTACTATCTCCACAGTTTCGATCATGCTGGACTAGTTCTCGTCTCCGATCGCCTCTCTTCCGGTGCGGAGTTTCATTCTTGGAAGCGCTCGATTCGTATGGCCTTGAATGTTCGCAATAAGCTTGGTCTCATCGATGGTACGATTCCTAAACCTCCTGATAAGCATCATGATGCTGGATCTTGGTCTCAGTGCAATGATATGGTTGCGACTTGGATTATGAATTATGTTTCTAAGAAGATAGCTCAGAGTATTCTTTATATGTCTACTGCTGAATCGATCTGGAAGAATTTATTGGTACGATTCAAGCAGGATGATGCTCCACGTGTGTACGAAATGGAACAACGTTTAAGGACTATCCAGCAAGGTTCTATGGATGTAACAACCTACTATACTGAGCTCGTCACACTGTGGGAAGAGTACAAGAACTTCATAGACCCTCCTGTTTGTACATGTGGCAGATGTGAGTGTAATGCTGTTGCTTTGTGGGAGAAATTGCAGGAACGTAGTCGGGTGATGAAGTTCTTGATGGGGCTTAATGAGTCTTATGATGCTAGCCGACGTCAGATCTTGATGATCAAACCCATTCCGTCTCTTGAAGATGTTTTTAATATGATCACTCAAGATGAGAGGCAGAAGAGTATCAAACCGGCTGTGAAGAGTGATGCTGTGATTTTTCAAACAGTGGGTTCTGCTTCTGAGTCTGTCTCTATCGACACTTCGGTTCTTGCTGCTTCTCAACATGGTTATCGCCCTAAGCTGCGACCTTTGTGCACTTACTGTGGCCAGTATGGTCATATTCTTCAGAAGTGTTTCAAGATTCATGGATATCCTCCAGGGCATCGCTTTCATGGTCAAGCTCCAAGAGGATATTCTTCCCAATCATTGACTCCACGAGGACAGCAAAGTCAGAGTGGCTTCCCTCGTTCTCACAGTCAGAACCAAACTCCTCAGTATCCCCCGTCTAACACGGTTGCTAATGTCACCAATGCGCCAATGATGGGTTCTTCCATTCCATCATCTCATAGTTTGGACGTTAATCGTATGAGTCAAGACCAAGTCCAGTACATTCTTCACCAACTTCAAGCTTCTGTTCGTCCTCCTGAGTTTTAG